One genomic region from Gemmobacter sp. 24YEA27 encodes:
- a CDS encoding SDR family NAD(P)-dependent oxidoreductase translates to MTGRLSGRFIAVTGAAQGIGRAIAADFRAEGADLFLLDLDADLLAATVADLLATPGGRILQAAADIADPGRVVEVFADAAAQAGRSLDGLVNNAGVNVFHTPLDTTEAEWRRAFAINLDGAWSCARA, encoded by the coding sequence ATGACAGGCAGGCTGAGCGGGCGTTTCATCGCAGTGACGGGCGCTGCACAGGGCATCGGGCGGGCGATTGCTGCGGATTTCCGGGCCGAAGGCGCGGATCTGTTCTTACTGGATCTGGATGCGGATCTGCTGGCGGCAACGGTGGCGGATCTGCTCGCCACCCCCGGCGGCCGCATTCTGCAGGCGGCGGCCGATATCGCCGATCCCGGCCGGGTCGTGGAGGTTTTTGCCGATGCGGCGGCACAGGCCGGCCGCAGCCTCGATGGGCTGGTGAACAATGCGGGCGTCAATGTCTTCCACACACCGCTGGACACAACCGAGGCCGAATGGCGCCGGGCCTTCGCGATCAATCTGGATGGCGCATGGTCCTGCGCCCGTGCG
- the dgoD gene encoding galactonate dehydratase: protein MKITALKTFIVPPRWCFLKIETDEGISGWGEPVVEGRAHTVEAAVQELADYLIGQDPLKIEDHWQVMYRGGFYRGGPILMSAIAGVDQALWDIKGRAYGQPVHQLLGGPCRDRIKVYSWVGGDRPSDVAKAAQQAVARGFQALKMNGTEELQIVDSHAKIDAVVETLATVRAAVGPHIGLGVDFHGRVHRPMAKALIRELEQFRLMFIEEPLLSEHLDAIGEVAKGSSTPIALGERLYSRWDFRHVLESRVVDIIQPDLSHAGGITECRKIAAMAEAYDVALAPHCPLGPIALAACLQVDAVSYNAFIQEQSLGIHYNGPGRDLLDYLVDPDVFTYADGMVTIPQGVGLGIEVNEEAVIEAARIGHRWRNPVWRHEDGSVAEW, encoded by the coding sequence GTGAAGATCACTGCGCTGAAAACCTTCATCGTGCCGCCGCGCTGGTGCTTCCTGAAGATCGAAACCGATGAGGGCATTTCGGGCTGGGGCGAGCCGGTGGTCGAGGGGCGCGCCCATACCGTCGAGGCGGCGGTGCAGGAGTTAGCGGATTATCTGATCGGGCAGGACCCGCTGAAGATCGAGGATCACTGGCAGGTGATGTATCGCGGCGGTTTTTATCGCGGCGGCCCGATCCTGATGAGCGCGATCGCGGGTGTCGATCAGGCCCTGTGGGACATCAAGGGCCGCGCTTACGGCCAGCCGGTGCATCAGTTGCTGGGCGGGCCGTGCCGCGACCGGATCAAGGTCTATTCCTGGGTTGGCGGCGACCGCCCCTCGGATGTGGCCAAGGCGGCGCAGCAGGCGGTGGCGCGCGGCTTCCAGGCGCTGAAGATGAACGGTACCGAAGAGCTGCAGATCGTTGACAGCCATGCCAAGATCGACGCTGTGGTCGAGACCCTGGCGACGGTGCGTGCCGCCGTCGGCCCGCATATCGGCCTTGGCGTCGACTTCCATGGCCGGGTGCACCGGCCGATGGCCAAGGCGCTGATCCGCGAGCTGGAACAGTTCCGGCTGATGTTCATCGAGGAACCGCTGCTTTCGGAGCATCTCGATGCGATCGGCGAGGTTGCCAAGGGCTCGAGCACTCCGATCGCGCTTGGCGAGCGGCTCTATTCCCGCTGGGATTTCCGTCATGTGCTGGAAAGCCGGGTGGTCGATATCATCCAGCCCGACCTCTCCCATGCCGGGGGCATCACCGAATGCCGCAAGATTGCAGCTATGGCGGAGGCCTATGACGTGGCCCTTGCGCCGCATTGCCCGCTGGGGCCGATTGCACTGGCAGCCTGCCTGCAGGTCGATGCGGTCAGCTACAATGCTTTCATCCAGGAACAGTCGCTGGGCATCCATTACAACGGGCCCGGGCGCGATCTGCTGGATTATCTGGTCGATCCCGATGTTTTCACCTATGCCGATGGTATGGTCACGATCCCGCAGGGCGTGGGTCTGGGCATCGAGGTGAATGAAGAGGCCGTGATCGAGGCGGCCCGGATCGGGCATCGCTGGCGCAACCCGGTCTGGCGTCATGAAGACGGCTCCGTGGCAGAGTGGTGA
- a CDS encoding aldose 1-epimerase has protein sequence MTKTITLRSGDLALRLGCRGGVILDFRLGAGALMRPTPEGAAPGDSACFPLVPLGNRIRDNRFDFGGQTYRVTPNALPEPLHLHGAGWQADWDLAGSDQSSARLIHRYDGPDLPHRYEAVQSFTLTPGSLTISLAVTNTGADTLPFGIGWHPFFLPGAVLTAPAQGVWTEGPGHLPDGRTVLPEDLDFAQPRPLPGRWINNAFDGWSGHARIDWPQRGLSLRISADPVFGCYQLYAPQDGAPFAFEPMSHLPDALSRPGHGGLTPLAPGESLAGSITLVPSSLPGAAGAVSGEKS, from the coding sequence ATGACAAAGACCATCACGCTGAGGTCGGGGGATCTTGCGCTTCGGCTGGGCTGCCGGGGCGGGGTGATCCTTGACTTCCGCCTTGGGGCAGGGGCCCTGATGCGCCCCACGCCAGAGGGCGCGGCCCCGGGCGACAGCGCCTGCTTTCCGCTGGTGCCGCTGGGCAACCGCATCCGCGACAACCGCTTTGACTTTGGCGGGCAGACCTACCGCGTGACCCCCAATGCCCTGCCCGAGCCGCTGCATCTGCATGGTGCCGGCTGGCAGGCCGATTGGGACCTGGCCGGCTCCGATCAGAGCTCGGCCCGGCTGATCCACCGCTATGACGGCCCCGATCTGCCGCATCGCTATGAGGCGGTGCAAAGCTTCACCCTGACGCCCGGCTCGCTCACGATCAGCCTTGCAGTGACCAATACCGGGGCCGACACCTTGCCTTTCGGCATTGGCTGGCATCCGTTTTTTCTGCCGGGGGCGGTGCTGACCGCGCCGGCACAGGGGGTCTGGACCGAAGGCCCCGGCCATCTGCCGGATGGCCGTACCGTCCTGCCCGAAGATCTGGATTTCGCGCAGCCGCGCCCGCTGCCCGGCCGCTGGATCAACAATGCCTTTGATGGATGGAGCGGTCACGCCAGGATCGACTGGCCGCAGCGTGGCCTGTCCCTGCGCATCAGCGCCGATCCGGTCTTTGGCTGCTATCAGCTTTACGCTCCGCAGGACGGCGCCCCTTTCGCTTTCGAGCCGATGAGCCATCTGCCCGACGCGCTGTCCCGGCCCGGTCATGGTGGCCTGACCCCGCTTGCCCCCGGCGAAAGCCTTGCGGGCAGCATCACCCTTGTTCCCTCATCCCTGCCCGGCGCAGCCGGGGCCGTTTCCGGAGAAAAGTCGTGA
- the araH gene encoding L-arabinose ABC transporter permease AraH, with translation MTTTLKKILLGEQGLLVIFAIALVLVSVFVPNFLSTRNVIGLLQAVVTVGLVACSMMLCLATRDFDLSVGSTVAFTGMMAVMVTNATGSIPLGILGAIAAGAAVGLVNGVIIAKIGINALITTLATMQLVRGFGLIISDGRAVGVKEPAFYNIALSSVFGIPTPIIVLALAFILFGVVLNRTVFGRNTLAIGGNPDAARLAGVKVVWTRVTIFAIQGVMCAIAGVLLASRITSGQPNAATGLELSAISACVLGGVSLAGGRATMTGVIVGVLILGIAENVMNLLNIQAFYQYVVRGLILLFAVLLDNLRSSSGIRR, from the coding sequence ATGACAACGACGTTGAAGAAAATCCTGCTCGGCGAACAGGGGCTTTTGGTGATCTTCGCCATCGCTCTGGTGCTGGTGTCGGTCTTCGTGCCGAACTTCCTGTCCACCCGCAATGTGATCGGCCTGTTGCAGGCGGTGGTCACGGTCGGGCTGGTCGCCTGCTCAATGATGCTCTGTCTGGCGACCCGCGACTTCGACCTTTCGGTCGGCTCGACGGTGGCCTTTACCGGCATGATGGCAGTGATGGTGACCAATGCCACCGGGTCGATCCCGCTGGGCATCCTGGGGGCGATTGCCGCCGGCGCGGCGGTCGGTCTGGTCAATGGCGTGATCATCGCGAAGATCGGCATCAACGCCCTGATCACCACGCTGGCGACGATGCAGCTGGTGCGCGGCTTTGGCCTTATCATTTCGGACGGGCGCGCGGTCGGGGTCAAGGAGCCCGCCTTCTACAATATCGCGCTGTCCAGTGTCTTTGGTATTCCGACGCCGATCATCGTGCTGGCGCTGGCCTTCATCCTCTTCGGTGTTGTGCTGAACCGCACTGTCTTTGGCCGCAATACGCTGGCCATCGGCGGCAACCCGGACGCGGCGCGGCTGGCCGGGGTCAAGGTGGTCTGGACCCGGGTGACCATCTTTGCCATCCAGGGCGTGATGTGTGCCATCGCCGGCGTTCTGCTGGCCTCGCGGATCACCTCGGGGCAGCCGAATGCCGCCACCGGGCTGGAACTCTCGGCGATCTCTGCCTGTGTGCTGGGCGGCGTGTCGCTGGCCGGGGGGCGGGCGACGATGACCGGCGTGATCGTCGGGGTGCTGATCCTTGGCATCGCGGAAAACGTGATGAACCTGCTGAACATCCAGGCCTTCTACCAATATGTCGTGCGCGGCCTGATCCTGCTCTTCGCGGTGCTGCTCGACAATCTGCGCAGCTCCAGCGGCATTCGTCGCTGA
- a CDS encoding ATP-binding cassette domain-containing protein, with product MVVHQELQLVPDLTVAENLCLGRFPARAGFVSRRRMIADVQAVLDDYGIDADAGARVASLPLGARQMVEVAKAAMVRARVIALDEPTSSLSSRESEVLFRMIARLKAEGTVILYVSHRMDEIFQLCDSMTVLRDGRLAAHHDTLEGVTRAQIVSEMVGREIADIWNWRGRPLGETRLTVEGLSGPRLSAPGSFSAKKGEILGFFGLIGAGRSELMRLIYGADPAKAGRVTLDGESYTATDPRQSIRRGIGYCSEDRKHDGILNGRSIEENITISARRLWSKGGFLRLKREAQVAEDQIRQLRVRTPSRFQDIVNLSGGNQQKVILGRWLAEEGIRVLIVDEPTRGIDVGAKSEIYDLLYKLAEQGMTILVVSSELPEVMGICDRVLVMCQHRIRAEFTRETFREQALLAAALPDGQDHSTAA from the coding sequence ATGGTGGTGCATCAGGAATTGCAGCTGGTGCCGGATCTGACAGTCGCCGAAAACCTCTGCCTTGGCCGGTTTCCGGCGCGCGCGGGGTTCGTCTCGCGCCGCCGGATGATCGCCGATGTGCAGGCGGTACTGGATGATTACGGCATCGACGCCGATGCGGGCGCCCGCGTGGCCAGCCTGCCTCTGGGCGCGCGCCAGATGGTCGAGGTGGCGAAGGCCGCCATGGTCAGGGCCCGCGTGATCGCGCTGGACGAGCCGACCTCGTCGCTGTCCTCGCGCGAAAGCGAGGTGCTGTTTCGCATGATCGCGCGGCTCAAGGCCGAAGGGACAGTGATCCTTTATGTCTCGCACCGCATGGATGAGATTTTCCAGCTCTGCGATTCCATGACCGTGCTGCGCGATGGCAGGCTGGCCGCACATCATGACACGCTGGAAGGCGTGACCCGCGCGCAGATCGTCTCGGAGATGGTCGGGCGCGAGATTGCCGATATCTGGAACTGGCGTGGCCGCCCGCTGGGCGAGACCCGGCTGACGGTCGAAGGCCTGAGCGGCCCGCGCCTGTCCGCCCCGGGCAGTTTCAGCGCGAAAAAAGGCGAGATCCTTGGCTTTTTCGGCCTGATCGGGGCGGGCCGCTCCGAGCTGATGCGGCTGATCTATGGTGCGGATCCTGCGAAGGCCGGGCGCGTGACGCTGGATGGCGAAAGCTATACCGCCACCGATCCGCGCCAGTCGATCCGGCGTGGCATTGGGTACTGTTCCGAAGACCGCAAACATGACGGCATCCTCAATGGCCGTTCGATCGAAGAAAACATCACCATTTCCGCGCGCCGCCTGTGGTCAAAGGGCGGTTTCCTGCGCCTGAAGCGCGAGGCGCAGGTGGCGGAAGACCAGATCAGACAGCTGCGGGTGCGCACCCCGTCGCGGTTCCAGGACATCGTGAACCTCTCGGGCGGCAACCAGCAGAAAGTGATCCTTGGCCGATGGCTGGCCGAGGAGGGCATCCGCGTGCTGATCGTGGACGAGCCGACGCGCGGCATCGATGTCGGGGCGAAGTCCGAGATCTACGATCTGCTCTACAAACTGGCCGAACAGGGAATGACCATTCTTGTCGTTTCCTCGGAACTGCCAGAGGTGATGGGGATCTGCGACCGGGTGCTGGTGATGTGCCAGCACCGCATCCGCGCCGAATTCACCCGAGAGACCTTCAGAGAGCAGGCCCTGCTGGCCGCCGCGCTGCCCGATGGGCAGGACCATTCCACCGCCGCCTGA
- a CDS encoding ATP-binding cassette domain-containing protein, producing MSYFFEYRGITKTYPGVRALEDVSFGVRRGAVHGLMGENGAGKSTLIRILSGDQQANAGTILIDGAEQNFTSVRDASDNGSWWCIRNCSWCRI from the coding sequence ATGAGCTACTTCTTCGAATATCGCGGCATCACCAAGACCTATCCCGGTGTCAGGGCGCTGGAGGATGTCAGCTTCGGCGTGCGCCGGGGTGCAGTCCACGGGTTGATGGGAGAGAACGGCGCCGGCAAGTCCACGCTGATCCGCATCCTCTCGGGCGACCAGCAGGCCAATGCCGGGACGATCCTGATCGACGGAGCGGAGCAGAACTTCACCTCAGTGCGCGATGCCTCGGATAATGGGTCATGGTGGTGCATCAGGAATTGCAGCTGGTGCCGGATCTGA
- a CDS encoding arabinose ABC transporter substrate-binding protein: MRFLNSIALAAGLGLSTIAGLATSVMADTVKIGFIVKQPEEPWFQDEWKFADQAGAEKGFEVVKIGATDGEQLMAAIDNLAAQGAQGFIVCTPDVNLGPAIVARAEAAGLKLMTVDDRLVDASGAEIDSVVHMGISARKIGETVGEALAAEIKARDWNPAEVGALKISYDQLPTAVDRTGGAVDALKAAGFPEANIYDAPQTRTDTEAALNAATVVLNQHPEVKHWIAFGLNDEAVLGAVRAAESVGIKSADIIGVGIGGAASAINEFEKPDATGFFGTVVISPKRHGYETALNMYEWVANGVEPEKLTLTAGALARRDDYKQVLVDLGVN, from the coding sequence ATGCGTTTCCTGAATTCCATTGCCCTGGCTGCTGGCCTCGGGCTGAGCACTATTGCTGGTCTGGCCACCTCGGTCATGGCCGATACGGTAAAGATCGGCTTCATCGTCAAGCAGCCCGAGGAGCCGTGGTTCCAGGACGAATGGAAGTTCGCAGATCAGGCCGGCGCCGAGAAAGGCTTCGAGGTGGTCAAAATTGGGGCCACCGATGGCGAACAGCTGATGGCGGCCATCGACAATCTGGCGGCACAGGGTGCGCAAGGCTTTATCGTCTGCACGCCGGATGTGAACCTTGGCCCGGCCATTGTGGCCCGCGCCGAAGCCGCCGGGCTGAAGCTGATGACCGTCGATGACCGTCTGGTCGATGCATCGGGTGCGGAAATCGACTCGGTCGTGCATATGGGCATTTCGGCCCGCAAGATCGGCGAAACCGTCGGTGAAGCGCTGGCGGCAGAGATCAAGGCGCGCGACTGGAACCCGGCCGAAGTGGGTGCGCTCAAAATCTCCTATGACCAGCTGCCGACGGCCGTTGATCGTACCGGCGGGGCAGTGGATGCGCTGAAGGCGGCAGGCTTCCCCGAGGCCAATATCTATGACGCGCCGCAAACCCGCACCGATACCGAAGCGGCACTGAACGCGGCCACCGTGGTGCTGAACCAGCATCCCGAGGTCAAGCACTGGATCGCTTTCGGCCTGAATGACGAGGCGGTTCTGGGCGCGGTGCGCGCAGCGGAAAGCGTCGGCATCAAATCGGCCGACATCATCGGCGTCGGCATCGGCGGCGCGGCATCGGCGATCAACGAGTTTGAAAAGCCCGATGCGACGGGCTTCTTCGGCACCGTGGTGATCTCGCCCAAGCGGCACGGCTATGAAACCGCGCTGAATATGTATGAATGGGTTGCCAATGGCGTCGAGCCGGAAAAGCTGACCCTGACCGCAGGCGCGCTGGCCAGGCGCGACGACTATAAGCAGGTGCTGGTCGATCTGGGCGTCAACTGA
- a CDS encoding FadR/GntR family transcriptional regulator, with translation MRSDIQADLARLIASGAVIPGQNLPSEAELSLQFGVSRTVVREAIKGLEAKHLVRSRPRVGTIVLPREDWALLDAEVLHWVADYLDVAEFADSVLEARRAIEPAAAELACKRASLADLSHIEAAVNDMARAGNDPEAFTRADLAFHEALLRASHNAVFLQFIHSIRAGLNLMLLASNKSVDDFSRTVASHRALLDALVTRDIDRSRECSLTLIQHAMDDLGRSGATSGP, from the coding sequence GTGCGCAGCGACATTCAGGCCGATCTGGCAAGGCTCATCGCCTCCGGCGCCGTGATTCCTGGCCAGAATCTGCCATCCGAAGCCGAACTGTCGCTGCAATTCGGCGTCTCTCGCACTGTCGTGCGCGAGGCGATCAAGGGGCTCGAGGCAAAACATCTGGTCCGCTCCCGCCCGCGGGTGGGCACCATCGTGCTGCCGCGGGAAGACTGGGCCTTGCTGGATGCCGAGGTTCTCCACTGGGTGGCGGATTATCTGGATGTTGCAGAATTTGCCGATAGCGTGCTGGAAGCCCGCCGCGCCATCGAACCCGCAGCAGCGGAGCTGGCCTGCAAGCGCGCAAGTCTCGCCGACCTTTCCCATATAGAAGCCGCGGTGAATGACATGGCCAGGGCAGGAAACGACCCGGAGGCCTTTACACGCGCCGATCTCGCATTTCACGAGGCCCTGCTGCGCGCCAGCCATAACGCGGTCTTTCTGCAGTTTATCCATTCCATCCGGGCGGGGCTGAATCTGATGCTGCTGGCCTCGAACAAATCGGTCGATGATTTCTCCCGGACAGTAGCATCGCATCGCGCCCTGCTGGACGCCCTGGTCACGCGGGATATAGATCGGTCGAGAGAGTGCAGTTTGACGCTCATTCAGCATGCGATGGACGATCTGGGAAGATCCGGAGCCACGTCTGGCCCGTAA
- a CDS encoding DeoR/GlpR transcriptional regulator produces MQNSDEKTVLAQAALPLIRPGQTVFLDSSSGNLALARILPGGAQLHVITNCLAIASELLSRSDIVTSLLGGRLSPETGGCVDARAIQDLQDYSIDLAFAGVCAFDPVEGLAGYFADDVQFKKALIRSARETAVLLTTDKIATTAPYRICASDRITTYVLTHPATERIGLTLREEGRNVLTAPP; encoded by the coding sequence TTGCAGAACTCAGACGAGAAGACCGTGCTGGCACAGGCTGCTCTGCCGCTGATCAGGCCTGGTCAAACCGTGTTCCTGGATTCGTCCTCGGGCAATCTTGCACTGGCGCGGATCCTTCCGGGCGGGGCGCAGTTGCATGTCATCACAAACTGCCTTGCCATCGCGTCAGAACTGCTCTCGCGCAGCGACATTGTCACATCCCTGCTCGGCGGACGTCTGTCCCCTGAAACAGGTGGCTGCGTGGATGCCAGGGCGATCCAGGATCTTCAAGATTACAGCATTGATCTCGCCTTTGCCGGTGTCTGCGCCTTTGACCCTGTCGAAGGGCTGGCCGGCTATTTTGCCGATGACGTGCAGTTCAAGAAGGCGCTGATCCGTTCAGCGCGCGAAACAGCTGTGCTGCTGACCACAGATAAGATCGCCACAACCGCGCCCTATCGTATCTGCGCAAGTGACAGGATTACGACTTATGTCTTGACGCATCCGGCCACGGAACGCATTGGCCTGACCCTGCGTGAAGAGGGCCGCAACGTTCTGACAGCCCCCCCGTAA
- a CDS encoding amidohydrolase family protein: MRRIEADISRRQMLGGMSAVVGMFAGFGLAPKEVRAQTAGAPLLLTNLKYFDGTRLNLHSGVDILVEGGRIAGLPAAGQGPAEAERIDCGGRTVIPGLIDSHWHTTLASVSQLAAMTQDIGFLHLMAGREAGATLMRGFTTVRDVGGPAFGLQAAVDRGVVTGPRIFPAGAIISQTSGHGDFRFQNTLPMMPIDQPDYATKAGMSALADGVPEVLRRTREQLMKGASQIKIAAGGGVASQYDPLESLQFTLEEMRAAVDAASDWGTYVCAHVYTSAGIQRCIKAGVKSIEHGQLADEDTVRMMADNGTWWSIQPFLADEDANKYTDPKAIAAQKMVAEGTMRAFEWADKHKVNWAFGTDILYGGGETQAKQLTKLARFMSPLEALHRATGAAGDLLALSGHAHPMTDGLA, from the coding sequence ATGCGCCGGATTGAGGCGGATATCTCGCGTCGTCAGATGCTCGGCGGGATGTCAGCGGTCGTCGGTATGTTCGCAGGTTTTGGCCTTGCCCCAAAGGAGGTGCGGGCGCAGACGGCTGGCGCGCCTCTTTTGCTGACCAATCTGAAATATTTCGACGGTACAAGGCTGAACCTTCACAGTGGCGTCGACATTCTGGTTGAGGGCGGCCGGATTGCCGGGCTGCCGGCGGCGGGCCAGGGCCCGGCAGAGGCTGAACGGATCGATTGCGGCGGGCGCACTGTCATTCCTGGTCTGATCGACAGCCATTGGCATACGACGCTTGCCTCGGTCAGCCAGCTGGCCGCGATGACCCAGGATATCGGCTTCCTGCATCTGATGGCGGGGAGAGAGGCGGGCGCGACGCTGATGCGCGGCTTCACCACGGTGCGCGATGTCGGCGGACCGGCCTTTGGCCTGCAGGCCGCGGTGGATCGCGGTGTGGTGACCGGCCCGCGCATTTTCCCCGCCGGGGCGATCATCAGCCAGACCTCGGGCCATGGCGATTTCCGCTTTCAGAACACGCTGCCGATGATGCCGATCGACCAGCCCGATTATGCGACCAAAGCTGGCATGTCGGCGCTGGCTGACGGCGTCCCCGAGGTGCTGCGCCGCACCCGCGAGCAGCTGATGAAGGGCGCGAGCCAGATCAAGATCGCGGCGGGCGGCGGCGTCGCCTCACAATATGACCCGCTGGAATCGCTGCAGTTCACGCTGGAAGAGATGCGCGCCGCAGTCGATGCCGCGAGCGACTGGGGCACCTATGTCTGCGCCCATGTCTATACCTCGGCTGGCATCCAGCGCTGTATCAAAGCAGGCGTGAAATCGATCGAACATGGCCAGCTGGCGGATGAGGACACCGTCCGCATGATGGCGGATAATGGCACCTGGTGGTCGATCCAGCCGTTCCTCGCCGATGAAGATGCGAATAAATACACCGATCCCAAGGCGATTGCCGCGCAGAAAATGGTCGCTGAAGGCACGATGCGGGCCTTTGAATGGGCCGACAAGCACAAGGTCAACTGGGCGTTCGGCACAGATATCCTTTACGGCGGCGGCGAAACCCAGGCGAAGCAGCTGACCAAGCTGGCCCGTTTCATGTCGCCGCTGGAGGCGCTGCACCGGGCAACCGGGGCAGCGGGTGATCTTCTGGCACTGTCGGGGCACGCGCACCCTATGACGGACGGCTTGGCGTGA
- a CDS encoding linear amide C-N hydrolase: MIRSLTLALALAVAAAPIAEACTRVVYHGPEGRVLTARSMDWSLPMVSNLWVFPRGMARTGEAGPRSLEWTSKYGSLIVSGYDISTVDGMNEAGLVANMLWLVASDYPEDDGQTPQMSLSLWAQYFMDNYATVAEAVKDLEAQPFHVLTREVPMQPGRLTTVHLSLSDASGDSAILEWLNGELVIHHGPEFNVMTNDPPYDEQLALASYWKGVNPREVLPGTTRAADRFVRAGTYIDMVVQSDDPREAAAAAFSVIRNASVPYGISTPDAPNLSTTRWRVVADQKDRLFYVESAISPNVFWVDLKQLDFDSDSGVRQLDLGVDMGSIRSGEVSAEFVAAEPFRFEPAE; the protein is encoded by the coding sequence ATGATCAGATCCCTTACCCTCGCGCTTGCGCTCGCAGTCGCGGCAGCCCCGATTGCCGAGGCCTGCACCCGTGTTGTTTATCACGGGCCCGAAGGCCGCGTCCTGACCGCACGGTCCATGGACTGGAGCCTGCCGATGGTCTCGAATCTCTGGGTCTTTCCGCGCGGCATGGCCCGCACCGGCGAGGCAGGTCCGCGCTCGCTGGAATGGACCTCGAAATATGGCAGCCTGATCGTCTCAGGCTATGACATCTCGACCGTCGACGGCATGAACGAGGCGGGGCTGGTTGCCAATATGCTCTGGCTGGTGGCCTCGGACTATCCCGAGGATGATGGCCAGACACCACAGATGTCGCTTTCGCTCTGGGCGCAGTATTTCATGGATAATTACGCAACCGTTGCCGAGGCAGTGAAGGATCTGGAGGCGCAGCCCTTTCATGTCCTGACCAGGGAAGTGCCGATGCAGCCGGGACGGCTGACGACCGTGCATCTGTCTTTGTCGGATGCGAGCGGTGACAGTGCCATTCTGGAATGGCTCAATGGCGAATTGGTGATCCATCACGGGCCAGAATTCAACGTCATGACCAATGACCCGCCTTATGATGAGCAACTCGCGCTGGCCTCCTACTGGAAGGGTGTCAACCCGCGCGAGGTGCTGCCCGGCACCACCCGCGCCGCTGACCGTTTCGTGCGCGCCGGCACCTATATCGACATGGTCGTGCAATCGGATGACCCGCGCGAGGCTGCGGCAGCGGCCTTCAGCGTGATCCGCAATGCCTCGGTGCCTTATGGGATCTCGACGCCGGACGCGCCGAACCTTTCGACCACACGCTGGCGGGTGGTGGCGGATCAGAAGGACCGGCTGTTCTACGTCGAATCCGCGATCTCGCCCAATGTGTTCTGGGTTGATCTGAAGCAGCTGGATTTTGACAGTGACAGCGGTGTACGTCAGCTGGATCTGGGCGTGGATATGGGCAGCATCCGCTCGGGCGAGGTCTCGGCGGAATTTGTCGCTGCAGAGCCTTTCCGTTTCGAACCTGCCGAATGA
- a CDS encoding helix-turn-helix transcriptional regulator has protein sequence MEDDFPRNLSLLCSYHHSVAEACRRLKMNRQQFNKYLNGQSRPSRRNMRRLCDFFGVTETEILMEPSQLEQIISLRRVPDPQPQPGEASAHVEALYRHSQSLEKYVGYYYRYFYSFGNNGLITKSLVSVYRRNDRYYWKNIEIMRDPVTGKVVGLSKYSGVLLYLADRIHVIEYETLDFKSLTQVTLYPSYRHQLLRLMGIQTGGPTRRGRKPGASKVALDYLGRNIDLRKALRAVGVFPPQAAALPADIPDLVMNRIEPGTYVLEVDEP, from the coding sequence ATGGAAGACGATTTCCCGCGAAACCTGTCACTGCTTTGCAGCTATCACCATTCGGTGGCGGAGGCTTGCCGTCGGTTGAAAATGAACCGGCAGCAGTTCAACAAATATCTCAACGGCCAAAGCCGGCCTTCGCGGCGCAACATGCGCCGGCTCTGCGATTTCTTCGGGGTAACCGAGACTGAGATCCTGATGGAGCCATCGCAGCTTGAGCAGATCATCTCGTTGCGGCGCGTACCCGATCCCCAGCCGCAACCGGGTGAAGCCAGCGCGCATGTCGAGGCGCTTTACCGTCACAGCCAGTCGCTCGAAAAATATGTCGGCTATTACTACAGGTATTTTTATTCTTTTGGCAACAATGGCTTAATCACGAAGTCTCTCGTCTCAGTCTATCGGCGCAATGACCGCTATTACTGGAAGAACATCGAGATCATGCGCGATCCGGTGACCGGGAAAGTCGTCGGGCTCAGCAAATACAGCGGTGTCCTGCTCTATCTCGCCGACCGTATCCATGTCATCGAATACGAGACGCTCGACTTTAAATCCCTGACCCAGGTCACGCTCTATCCCAGCTATCGTCACCAGCTGCTCCGGCTGATGGGCATCCAGACGGGTGGTCCAACCCGCCGCGGGCGCAAACCCGGGGCGTCAAAAGTGGCGCTTGATTACCTCGGTCGCAATATCGATCTGCGCAAGGCCCTGCGGGCGGTGGGCGTCTTCCCGCCGCAGGCCGCCGCATTGCCGGCCGATATCCCCGATCTGGTGATGAACCGGATCGAGCCAGGCACCTATGTGCTTGAAGTGGACGAACCCTGA